The stretch of DNA ACGACAATGCTTACTGCGCCAAACTCTTCCGCCTGCTGGGGCATTCGGGCATCAGCTTTGTCTCCTGCCCTACCGAAAGCATCCACTTGCAGGGCCGCTTCGACACCTTCCCCAAACGCCGCGGCGTGACCCGGGTCAACGAACTGCTGGAGGCTGGTATGAACGTCTGCTTCGGCCAGGACTCGATCGTCGACCCTTGGTACCCCTTGGGTAACGGCAACATTTTGCGGGTGCTGGAAGCCGGGTTGCATATCTGCCACATGCTTGGCTACCGCAACCTGCAAAGTGCCCTCGACCTGGTCACCGACAACAGCGCCCGGGCGATGGCCCTGGGGGATCGTTATGGCCTGGAACCTGGACGCCCGGCGAACCTGTTGATCCTGTCTGCAGACAGCGACTATGAAGTGATTCGCAGCCAGGGCTTGCCGTTGTATTCGATTCGAGCGGGCAAAGTGTTGATGAAACGCCGGCCGGCGCAGGTGGAGTTTTTGTAGGCTCATACGATTGAATCTATATCGAGGGTTTGTGGCTTTCCCCAGCCATCATCCGATTGTGGCGGGATGCTCGCCACTTGGGTGAGTACGCGATTTTGCGGGTGAGCGAACCAGCGTTTCAGGCTGGATTGCAGGGTTGGGGATGAAGCGTGGCTGCCGTAGACGTCGCGGGCCTGGAGGCGGCGCCAGCGGAGGGTTGCCAGGCGGTCGCGACTACTTTGCAGACGATCAGCTTCGATGCTCAAGGCCTGGATATCTTCATAACCACGCTGATTGGTCGGTCGATAGCGGTCCAGTTCTCGTTTTTTCTCCCGCAGTTGTTGCCGCATGCTGATCAGCGCTTTTTCGATCAGCTCAAATTCACTCGCAGTCACCAGTGTTCCGTCGGCGTCCACGGTTTGCTGCCAGCGGCGTAACGTCGCCCAGGCTGCCGGGATGTAGCTTGCGGTCATAAAGTGCTGCTTGTATTGGACTAGCTGCTTGATCAGGTTGGCCCGGTCCGGCATATCACCGCTGAGTTGAATCGCGCGATTGCATGCAGCTTCTTCGATCGACTCACACCCGGGGTTCCACAATATTGAAGACTGTGTGCCGTCGGGCAAGGCAATCGGCATGAAATGCTGCTGGGAGCCGTGATGCTGATAGGCGTTCCCGCCCACCCGCACCAACCCAAGTGCGAACAGCAGGCCAGCAGGTGCAGGATTGCTGAACAGGGTAACAAGCCCGGGAATCCAGAGTTTGGCAGTTGTGTTCATCCAGGGTGCCGGGACGCTGGGTACCGGGTCGTTATGATTGACGATGCGGTGATGCACCAAAGATGAAGCACCGTCAGTGAACTCAGAGTCGGCAACGCGGGGAGCGCCATAGGTGTAAAGAAGGATGTTGCGGTCGTAACCTGGAATTCGCCTAAGAGACTCTGCCAGCAGCAGTGCTATGGCGCCGCCGAGACTATGGCCACAAATTATGATGCGCTGGCCTATGTAGAACCGGTCGAGGTAATGCAGCGCAAAATCACGCATCGCCCGATACGCGCCATAAAAGCCCTCATGAACCTTACCAACACCCTCGACAAAAGCGACCTGGTGAGCATTGGCATCCCTCAGCCCATCGGAACGGCTTGCAGTGCCCCGCACTGCGATCAGGATCACATGGTCGTGATGGCTGATAAACGCCTGAGTATCAGTGCCATTCTCCTCGTCATCAAAAAAATGCAGCTTCGCTGGGTGGGCCGGGGACTCTCCTTGCTCCGATCGATTTTGCTCATACAACTCAGGATCAAAAGGCAACACCTCGAATCGTTGCGAGTACGGCACGTCTTCATACACGGGATAAAAGTGTTCCACCTGGTCGGAATCGAACTTCCAAGCCTCCTGATAGCCCGACAGTTGTTCGGAAAAAAAATTGCCCACACTGGGCTCTATGGGAAAGCTGACCTGGTCCATCGGCGGAGTCGACGGTTCCTGCCCAAAATCGCAATAACTCAAGGTAGCCATAAGCGCCAACTGATAAAGGTTCAAGGCACAGAACTGGTCTTCAATCGACAACAACGGGCGTAACGCACGCAGCGGCCTTACCTCCAGCACAGTGTGCAGGTCAGGAAATAAAACCAGCCCTGTCAGCTTGGGCTGAGGGGGGCCAAACCCAAGTTCAGCCAGCATGCGGAGCGCATGCCGCGGTGGTCGATGGGTTCTGGGCGCCAAGGGAGGCAAATGAGCAGTGTGCAAGACCAAGTCACTGACCTCGACTTGATAGAATTTGCCTGTTTCCCGCCCTGCCGGGTTTCGCTCGACGCGCTCCCCGTCTACACGTGAAAACCGCGTCTGTTCGGCTCGTACCTGAAGCTCGGTGATAGGCAGTGGATAACAACCACGCGTTTGCAACGTTGCGTAGTAATCCCCGCTCATTTCATATGGCGCATCGAAGATCAGAACCACAGGCCCTCGATATGGGTTGTCCAACTTTGCGAAACCGTTTCCATCCAAACGACCTGCATATTGTTGACCTGTGCTGTCAAAAACCTTGTACGCAAGACCCCCATAAGCGTTTCCGTCACCTGATTCGTCCACCAGACAAAAACTCAGCCAACATCCACGCACTGCACAAGCCGGCATTTTCCCGCTGAAAAAGGGTTGTTTCCATTCTGTAAGCGCCATCGCTGAATATCCTTATTCAGTAAAAGTTAAAGATAAGTACGCTCCCCATCAGATTTCCCCAAACACGAGCCTCACTGTTTTGCCGTTCAACTCATCACGCTGCACACGACCACCCGTTGCTGTCGTTGGCGGCAGTCCTCTTGCATCCACCAGGTTGCATTGAAATACGTTATCAGTCGCCTGCGTTGGCCCTGCCGGCCTGAGTAACCACTGACAGGCCCCCGGCACCTCCAAGGTACCTTCCCCCGGCATTCGAGACATATGGGGTTCAACCCAATCATGCACACCGATAAACGCAAAATCCCCCCCACTGTCCGACAAGTGCTCAGCCGACTTCGCATAGACATCAAACGTCATGTAACGCAGCACTAACGGACACCCGTTCACCGTCTCCGTCAGAGGCAACTCGAAGCTCGCCCGATTCGCCACCGACTTCTCAAGAGCGTCGAATATCTTGATCTCTGGCAGATCACCTGGACGCCATCGTAAAGTGCAAGTCTCACCTGTTCCGGGGACGTAAGTTGCATCGCCTCTGAGTCTGTAATTCGCCGGCAAATCGACCTCCAAAGTGAAACTATCAGCAGGCTTCATCACACAACCGGAAACACCCAGCACACTGCAAACGAATACCCCTCGCCACACGCCCGACATAAATCCCCTACGCATCCTGCTGCTCCCGCTCCACCCGACGCCACTCCCCAACCACCCGCTGAAAATGATCCTCCGCCACTTCCCCACGCATCGGCTGCCATCGAATAAGCACGTCCCCAGTGGCTTCCAACAACCGCCGCACCACCAAAAACTCCAGCTGTTCCGGCCTGTCCCATTGCCAGGCCCGCGCTTGCTCCAGCACCTGCGCCAACCAGACTCTCGGGTCTTGAAACTCAACCAGTGCGCTCAACGCCTCGCTGTACTCGGCCAGCAGGTAACGCAGGATATTGGCTTGCAGAATCACTCCCGCCTGGGGATTCGGCACCTCCAGCCACGGCGCAGGATCGGGTACCGGATACGCCCCCGGAGCCGGGTTATCGACACAACTCCAACGCTCACCCTGCCAGTAACACACGCCGATCAGCGGCCCGAGAAAAACAGGCCAGTCCCGAGCAGGCAGGTGAACCAAGGCCCGCGCCAAGGTGCGGTTATCGTGGAAGCGGTACAGCGCCTGACTGCCCGCCGTTCCCACCACCAACCTGTCGCGCCAGTGCCGGGTAACACCCGATAAATCATCACCAGCCAGGCTGCCCAACCAGCCCCAATTACGCTGGGGGTTTTGCAGCAAACCCACCAATGCGGGCTCGCTGACATGGTCGAGCAACAGGAGCATCGGCCCATCCGCTGCCATTTCCGATGCGACGGTTTCACCATAGAGGCAGCGATACTCAGCGACCGTGCGTGTCGCCAGCAGTACCCCACGCGCATCGCTTTCACCCTGTAGAACCAGGCACAGCCGGCGCCCTGCCTGCTGCTGTTCAGCCATCCACTGGCCAGGCGCGATCTCCATCAAGCCGCCCTCCCCGTGGATTCGCACAGGCCTTCACGGCAGCGCTCGCACACTGGACAGAAGTCCGCATCCAGTCTTCTGGCCAGCTCCATGACTACGCCTTGGATAACCGAAACCTTCGGCCCATCCGCTGCAAATGCGGACGAAGCAGCCACGTCACCCGGTCCAACTGGGTTGGCTGTGCGAATCACGGCAGGCGCACCGCCCAACGTGATCGGCCGACTGCTGAAAATCCCGCCAGCCTGAATCAGCAAATGCTCACCACCGGCCTTGAAGCTCAACTGCGCACCGGCATCGATAACCAGGTTGGCCCCCGCCTTCAGATGGACCTGTTGCCCCGCTTCGATCACCAGGGTCTGGCCGACAAGGGTCTGGCTGTTGCCCTGCACGTGCAAGTGATCATCAGCCCCAAGCCGAACCTTGCGGTCGCCGGCGATGCTGCGGTGTTCCTCGTCTTCCAGGGTGGTGGCACTCAAGCCGTGGATGGTTTCCCGACGTTCGCCCACCACCTCCAGCCGACTGTCGTGGCCGACCTGCTGCTCCAGATCGCGTTGGGCGCGCAGGTAGATGAGTTCCTGGCCGCTGCGGTCCTCGAGGTGCAGCTCGTTGGCCCCCGTCCCGCCCGGCGAACTGCGGCTGCGTAGCACACTGCGGGTCTTGTGTTGGGGCAACGGATAGGCAACAGGCTGCAAGGTATTGGGCAGGCAACCATTGATCACTGGCCGGTCTGGATCACCTTCCAGGAACGTCACCAGTACCTCCATGCCCACACGCGGGATCATCACCGCGCCATAGCTGTCACCCGCCCATCCGGACGCCACACGCACCCAGCAGCTGCTCTTGTCGTCGTGCTGGTCCAGGCGGTCCCAATGAAAGCGAATTTTCACCCGGCCGTGAGCGTCGCAATGCACGTCTTCACCCTCGGGCCCGGTGACGGTTGCGGTCTGGCTGCCGCTGATACGCGGTTTGACGTGCTTGAGCGGCGGGCGGTAAGCGGCGCGCCAGGGCGTTGCGGTAAATCGATTGCGATAGCCGTGGAATGCCTCGACATCCACCACCGCCTCCTCCAGCACCTGCGGTTGATAGCCTTCGTGACGCACGCCGGTGATCAGCCACAAGTCATTACAGGTGCGGTCCGGATGGCCGCGCAGTTCCAGGAAATGCCCGCTGCGCAAAGCCGGCTGGTCACTGCGGCCCAGGGCCCGATGACGGTCGCGTTGATGACGTTCCAGGCCACGCCGGGCCAACTGCGAACCTCGCAGATGCCCCGTGAATCCCGCAGGGTATTGATAGTCTTCAAGTGCCGGGAAAGATCCGGCCTGCTCCTGCAAGCGCAGCGACGGATGTTCGAAGTCGTAGTCACGCCGAACAACCTGAGCACTGCGCGTGGCCAGGCGCACATCGAAACGCTGGATCACCAGCGTTTCGGCAGCCGGGCCTCCGGCCGGGCAGTAGCGTTGCGCCGGCAAACGACGAAACACCGTCTGGTCATCACCCAACACCAGTACATGGGCGTCTGCACTGTGGCGAAAGTGGTAGTGAATGCCCTCTTCCTCGCACAGCCGCTGGATAAAGTGCAGGTCGGTTTCCGCGTATTGCACACAGAACGTACGCGGTGGGTAAACCACCGGCCCCAGTTCGAAGGTATAGGCATCAGCAAGGATGCCGTGCTGCTCAAGCACTGCCGCGATAATTTGCGGCACGCTGCGCTGCTGGAAAATCCGCTGGTCGCAACGATGGGCCAGGTACGCCACGCGCGGCGCAAGGGTGAGGTGGTAGCGGGTCAGCCGCTGCCCCGGGCCTTCCCGGCCAATGCTGTAGATTTGCCCGTGCAGGCCTTCACCGGGCTCGCCAAAATCCAGATAGGCCGGTTGGTGAAGTAACTTCTCCAGATCCAGGCTGGGGTTTTCACTGACCCACTGCACTTCAATAAAAAAAGGCTGGTCAATCGTTTCGCTGCCTTTAAAAGCCAGCACCTGAAATGCCTGGTTCATTCCTGCAACGACCAGTTTGAAACGTGACGAAACAAGCGTATTGAACATCCGTTGTTACCCGCCATTCATTGTCGAGCTGAAATAACTTCTCCCGTAAAACGCAGATAAAGCCACTCAATTCGAAGCCGATAAAAAGTGCCTGAACCCCAGGAATACTAGCGATTTCAGGCGAAATTCGGCCGCTTCAAAATAAAAAAGAAGATTCGCACACCGATATTGGAAGGGTCTTTTATAAATACAGAAATGCAGTTAAACAGCCAGTACTGACTAACGGGAATACTCTTACACCACCATTCACCAGAGCTGCTTATTTATAGAGAAACAGCTGACAAAGATGATTAAGCCCGCCACTGCCTTTTTCAAACTTCCTGCAGCCGCGCAGTCCCGAACAGGCTAACGCTCAGCAACTCACCCGGCTCTGCTTGCAACCGTACGGGTGCGGTACCGCCCGGCATCACCACCGCCACCTGACCCGCCGTCACCCATCCTACAGACCAGGCGGCGCATGCCACCGCACTGGCGCTGGTCCCGGAGGACGCCGTGGGCCCCTCACCACGCTCAAACACTCGCGCGATCACGCGATTGCCTGAATCCCGGGCGACCCATTGCAGGTTGACCCCGGAAATACAAGGTTGGCCGGCCCCGGCAGGTGGTGCGAAAGCAATCGCCCTCAGCGGATCGAACCAGGCTGATCGATGCAGCTGGGCGTTGTCCGGCAACGCTGACGCGTCCTGTACCAGCGTCACACAATGCGGGTTGCCCACACGCACAAACTGGCTGTGATTCCACTCGGGGTTGAGCGCAGCCAGTGGCGAAACATGGCTCACCTCAGTTCCCTCAAGCGAGACCGCGCCCACACCAACAGCCCCTACCGCCAAAGGCCCGAACTCGGGACGCCCCAGCGCCAGCCAAAAGCCTTGCACCTGTTCGTACTCCGCCGGCTCAACCCGCGTAACCACCGGCGACAGTGCGTCTGTCTTGTCGTGATGCACCCGCAACTCACAGCCTTGCGCCATCAATCCCTGGTCGGTCAACGACTGGGCGAAGATCGTCAGGCCATTGCCACTGCGTTCGGCCAGGGAACCGTCGGTGTTGACGATCAACAGGTCAAAAGGCGGCGCGGCCTGGAACGGCCCCACCAACAAGCCGTCACAGCGATGCGCCTTGGCCTCTGCCGGGCGCGGCAACTCATCCCAACCGCACTCGGCGGCAATCGCCGCCAATGCCCAAACACCTCGGGTGCCAGCGGCCAAGTCGGCACGGTCCGGCACGTCGATACCCTTGCTGCGTAAATGCTCCGGGCTCACTACGCCGTAGATATTGCCGCGGGCGTCATAGAAAACGCTCATTGCGCTGCCCGCATGAAAATCCGTACCACCTCTTCCAGGTGCTTGCGCATCGCCTGTCGCGCACCCTCCACGTCTCGCTGTTCCAGTGCATCGAGGATCTTGCGGTGCTCGTCTTCCGAGCGATGGGGCATGTCGTCCGAGGTGTAATGCGCCTGCAACCGCTGGAACATGCTGCCGTAACGATGCCCCAGCAAGTGCGCAATCATCAACGCATACGCCGGATTGCCCGAGGCCTGGGCGATGCGAATGTGAAACAGGCGATCGCCCGGATGGGTATGGGAGCCGTCGCGGTTGTCCTGCACATTACGCTCGAAGGCCTCGCGGATCCCCGCCAGCTCTTCGTCGGTGGCATGTTTGGCGGCCAGGGCGGCGGCTTCCGGCTCAATCAGGCGACGGGCCTGGAGCAGGGAAAACGGTGGAATCTCGGCATTGAAGTCGACGTGCAGGTTGAGTTCCGGATCGAACTCTTTCCATTGATCCCGGGTGGCCTGGGCCATCACCGGTTCCTGGCTGACTGTCGGTTGCACGGGTTCACACACCAGCACGCCGTTGCCCACCCGCACATCTACCAGGCCGATCACCTCCAGGGCAATCATCGCCTCACGCACGGAAGC from Pseudomonas sp. NC02 encodes:
- a CDS encoding lipase family protein; the protein is MALTEWKQPFFSGKMPACAVRGCWLSFCLVDESGDGNAYGGLAYKVFDSTGQQYAGRLDGNGFAKLDNPYRGPVVLIFDAPYEMSGDYYATLQTRGCYPLPITELQVRAEQTRFSRVDGERVERNPAGRETGKFYQVEVSDLVLHTAHLPPLAPRTHRPPRHALRMLAELGFGPPQPKLTGLVLFPDLHTVLEVRPLRALRPLLSIEDQFCALNLYQLALMATLSYCDFGQEPSTPPMDQVSFPIEPSVGNFFSEQLSGYQEAWKFDSDQVEHFYPVYEDVPYSQRFEVLPFDPELYEQNRSEQGESPAHPAKLHFFDDEENGTDTQAFISHHDHVILIAVRGTASRSDGLRDANAHQVAFVEGVGKVHEGFYGAYRAMRDFALHYLDRFYIGQRIIICGHSLGGAIALLLAESLRRIPGYDRNILLYTYGAPRVADSEFTDGASSLVHHRIVNHNDPVPSVPAPWMNTTAKLWIPGLVTLFSNPAPAGLLFALGLVRVGGNAYQHHGSQQHFMPIALPDGTQSSILWNPGCESIEEAACNRAIQLSGDMPDRANLIKQLVQYKQHFMTASYIPAAWATLRRWQQTVDADGTLVTASEFELIEKALISMRQQLREKKRELDRYRPTNQRGYEDIQALSIEADRLQSSRDRLATLRWRRLQARDVYGSHASSPTLQSSLKRWFAHPQNRVLTQVASIPPQSDDGWGKPQTLDIDSIV
- a CDS encoding DUF4123 domain-containing protein, producing the protein MEIAPGQWMAEQQQAGRRLCLVLQGESDARGVLLATRTVAEYRCLYGETVASEMAADGPMLLLLDHVSEPALVGLLQNPQRNWGWLGSLAGDDLSGVTRHWRDRLVVGTAGSQALYRFHDNRTLARALVHLPARDWPVFLGPLIGVCYWQGERWSCVDNPAPGAYPVPDPAPWLEVPNPQAGVILQANILRYLLAEYSEALSALVEFQDPRVWLAQVLEQARAWQWDRPEQLEFLVVRRLLEATGDVLIRWQPMRGEVAEDHFQRVVGEWRRVEREQQDA
- a CDS encoding type VI secretion system tip protein VgrG, whose protein sequence is MFNTLVSSRFKLVVAGMNQAFQVLAFKGSETIDQPFFIEVQWVSENPSLDLEKLLHQPAYLDFGEPGEGLHGQIYSIGREGPGQRLTRYHLTLAPRVAYLAHRCDQRIFQQRSVPQIIAAVLEQHGILADAYTFELGPVVYPPRTFCVQYAETDLHFIQRLCEEEGIHYHFRHSADAHVLVLGDDQTVFRRLPAQRYCPAGGPAAETLVIQRFDVRLATRSAQVVRRDYDFEHPSLRLQEQAGSFPALEDYQYPAGFTGHLRGSQLARRGLERHQRDRHRALGRSDQPALRSGHFLELRGHPDRTCNDLWLITGVRHEGYQPQVLEEAVVDVEAFHGYRNRFTATPWRAAYRPPLKHVKPRISGSQTATVTGPEGEDVHCDAHGRVKIRFHWDRLDQHDDKSSCWVRVASGWAGDSYGAVMIPRVGMEVLVTFLEGDPDRPVINGCLPNTLQPVAYPLPQHKTRSVLRSRSSPGGTGANELHLEDRSGQELIYLRAQRDLEQQVGHDSRLEVVGERRETIHGLSATTLEDEEHRSIAGDRKVRLGADDHLHVQGNSQTLVGQTLVIEAGQQVHLKAGANLVIDAGAQLSFKAGGEHLLIQAGGIFSSRPITLGGAPAVIRTANPVGPGDVAASSAFAADGPKVSVIQGVVMELARRLDADFCPVCERCREGLCESTGRAA
- a CDS encoding diaminopimelate epimerase — translated: MSVFYDARGNIYGVVSPEHLRSKGIDVPDRADLAAGTRGVWALAAIAAECGWDELPRPAEAKAHRCDGLLVGPFQAAPPFDLLIVNTDGSLAERSGNGLTIFAQSLTDQGLMAQGCELRVHHDKTDALSPVVTRVEPAEYEQVQGFWLALGRPEFGPLAVGAVGVGAVSLEGTEVSHVSPLAALNPEWNHSQFVRVGNPHCVTLVQDASALPDNAQLHRSAWFDPLRAIAFAPPAGAGQPCISGVNLQWVARDSGNRVIARVFERGEGPTASSGTSASAVACAAWSVGWVTAGQVAVVMPGGTAPVRLQAEPGELLSVSLFGTARLQEV
- a CDS encoding FadR/GntR family transcriptional regulator, which codes for MPFQVIDNQRLYRQIADQLRALIDSGEFPPGSRLPAERELAKLLGVSRASVREAMIALEVIGLVDVRVGNGVLVCEPVQPTVSQEPVMAQATRDQWKEFDPELNLHVDFNAEIPPFSLLQARRLIEPEAAALAAKHATDEELAGIREAFERNVQDNRDGSHTHPGDRLFHIRIAQASGNPAYALMIAHLLGHRYGSMFQRLQAHYTSDDMPHRSEDEHRKILDALEQRDVEGARQAMRKHLEEVVRIFMRAAQ